Within the Verrucomicrobiia bacterium genome, the region TGGCTGGCTGGGGGATGTGCCGCCGGATGTCGCTGCACGCGTGGCGCGCCGGTTGTCGCCTCTGGTCGGTCGTGAAAGCCTGAAAGCGCTTCCTCCCGAAAAACGGGCGCAGATACTGGCTGAATTTCTTCCGCACCTCGGGGCTGCTGTTCTGCGTCGTCTGCCAGAAGCGGAACGCGCAAAATCGCTTCAGCAAATGTCAGCGGAGAAACGTCGCGGGCTGGAACTGATCCTGAATTATCCGGAAGGTACGGTGGGTTCGCTGATGAACCCGAGTTATCTGGCGTTGCCGGATGACTTGAGCATCGGTGAGGCGATCAAGCGCATCCAGCGCGAGACGGATGATTTTTCTTTTTACGTGTTTGTGGTGAATCGTGGTCAGGTGCTCGTTGGTGTGGTGAGCATCCGCGATCTGCTGGCGCAACCTTTGGACAAGCCTTTGTCCGCTGTGATGCGTGCGCTGAATTTCCGCCTCTCGGCTCTGACGGATTATCGCTCTGTGCTTAGTAATCCTGATTTGCGTCGTTTCAACGCCTTGCCGGTGACGAGTGAAGATGGTCACTACCTCGGCGCAGTGACGGAAGAGACATTGACGGAGCTGGCAGATGAAGAAGCGGCAGTGGGGCGTGAAACGGGCGGTTCTGCCGGGGCTGCCTTGGGCGAACTTTATCGCGTAGGTTTGTTCGGCCTGTTGCACAGCATCGAGCCGCCGCCGGAAAGAAAGACGGCCGCAGGTGATAAAACGGAGGAGGGCACATGAACCCATTATCTCCCCGTCAGGTCAGCGGTGAGTTGGTGCAGAAGTTCGTGCAGCTTTTCCCAGAGGAAGCGGCGAAGGAAGTGGAGCGGCTGAATGTCGATGAAGCATTGGATATCGTGGTCCAGCTTGAAGCATCCAGCGCGGCCGGTTTGCTGGATGCCTTGTTGCCCGAGTTTTCCTCACGAGTTCTGGATGCCTTGCCGCTGGATACGGTGACCAAATTGGTTTTGCGCATGGACCCCGTTCGCGCGGCCATGGCGATGCTGCGGTTATCCGCTGAGAAGCAGCAGCAAATATTGCAATCACTGCCGCCGATGGTCACGGAGGAGATGCGCGAATTGATGGTTTATCCGGCTGATTCCGCTGGTGGCCTGATGGACCCGCGCGTGATGAGCTTCCGTAAAACGACGCTTGCAGGTGAAGCGCTCGATGCGATTCGTGCTTCACGACAGGCGAAAATTTATGACGTCTATCTCGTGGACGATCAGGGGATCTTGAACGGGTGTACGGCGTTGCAAGACATCGCGCTCGCCGATCAGAAAACGCCTTTGGGCGAACTCGCTCGCAAAGTTCCCGGCAGCGTGCCTGCTGTGGAGCCTGCGGCAGAAGTCGTGCGTCTCTTTGAGGAGAAGA harbors:
- a CDS encoding CBS domain-containing protein gives rise to the protein MSSLEDIGQLFARRHPHDAARVLETMEPASAAGWLGDVPPDVAARVARRLSPLVGRESLKALPPEKRAQILAEFLPHLGAAVLRRLPEAERAKSLQQMSAEKRRGLELILNYPEGTVGSLMNPSYLALPDDLSIGEAIKRIQRETDDFSFYVFVVNRGQVLVGVVSIRDLLAQPLDKPLSAVMRALNFRLSALTDYRSVLSNPDLRRFNALPVTSEDGHYLGAVTEETLTELADEEAAVGRETGGSAGAALGELYRVGLFGLLHSIEPPPERKTAAGDKTEEGT